Proteins encoded together in one Halorubellus sp. JP-L1 window:
- a CDS encoding McrB family protein, whose translation MSTPPGLVLASVVSPAEQTIFSEVVQRGLDRTQLDTADPPGDDRMVHGYPVPAADHIDGRAIEAGDYVLFYTGANQYTDAAQVLDVTHNSEVATSATKQALRQAGASLDTSDHTIGTLLWIDVPIPIELQSFQLHDALDIGDEALTRTRVCGPETTSGLVDEYGSIESMLTTARVEPDVYIEVTSLEDKPYKQPGGDLELGTAVFSRSEASNGADIYSTLRDPNLGDIVLHVLKDTRELRGISRVASTLQTDFEGPPDDSWDANARGNGYFLPLANYRAFENPLDIDGDLLQNSDYQGEFERIYDTHDGLFYDKNFELAQGAYFTAVPTPLRYVLIAEAPAIVDHAREWWWTIEAPSPAESYDSVSGAVVDIRTRLPFTQYNRGWFQTAMTEKLVEQFTDSLKSVQPEAKLTLREVHHCEMLQAIYTDYANTFDQAARELGVGDINQARPGEVLFFVLFRELQSAVGLSANMNHVKAKTILEENYSVKTPERELSATPEGEPLASSNPPDQASDIARQLQDSGQMVFYGPPGTGKTYTAKQFAHWWLNEQPGVDPHTGQFETVTFHPSFTYEDFVEGLSVGTDEEGVVTYDEEAGVFLEFAEHARQDYYASEEGEEAPRYILLIDEINRGNLAQIFGELITALEADKRLAGANETAISLAHSGDRFTIPPNLYLIGTMNTADRSIALVDAALRRRFTFLSFPPRLRLLREEYDLGSWADVATTARTAGADDQLLAQSIIAVHQLNSRIRSEPDLGRGKQIGHSYFFDIETEQDIVDIWQFEVLPLVEEYFFGQYGRIQDVLFGRGGSEVFDWERQQIRAFDKTQLAAALEPFVEEFDAASVGAEE comes from the coding sequence ATGAGTACGCCGCCCGGCCTCGTTCTTGCGTCTGTGGTCAGTCCGGCCGAACAGACGATCTTCTCAGAGGTAGTGCAACGGGGGCTCGACCGGACTCAGCTCGACACCGCCGACCCACCAGGCGACGATCGAATGGTCCACGGATACCCGGTCCCAGCAGCCGACCACATCGACGGACGCGCCATCGAGGCTGGGGATTATGTCCTGTTCTACACGGGGGCCAATCAATACACCGACGCAGCACAGGTGCTAGATGTAACCCACAATAGCGAGGTTGCGACCAGTGCCACAAAGCAGGCACTCCGGCAGGCCGGCGCCAGCCTAGACACGTCCGACCACACCATCGGCACGTTACTGTGGATTGATGTGCCGATTCCCATCGAGCTCCAGAGCTTCCAGCTTCATGACGCCCTGGACATCGGTGATGAAGCCCTGACGCGAACCCGGGTATGCGGCCCGGAGACAACCAGCGGACTAGTCGACGAATACGGCTCCATCGAGTCGATGCTTACCACCGCCCGCGTCGAGCCGGACGTCTACATCGAGGTCACCTCACTCGAGGATAAGCCGTACAAACAGCCGGGTGGCGATCTCGAGCTCGGGACGGCCGTGTTCTCCCGCAGTGAGGCCAGTAATGGGGCAGACATCTACAGCACCCTTCGCGACCCCAATCTCGGAGACATCGTGTTACACGTGCTCAAAGACACGCGGGAGCTCCGTGGCATCTCGCGGGTTGCCTCAACACTCCAGACGGATTTCGAGGGACCTCCAGACGACTCCTGGGACGCGAATGCCCGTGGTAACGGGTATTTCCTCCCGTTGGCCAACTACCGTGCGTTCGAGAATCCACTCGACATCGACGGAGATCTACTGCAAAACAGCGACTACCAAGGCGAATTCGAGCGCATCTATGACACCCATGATGGTCTGTTTTATGACAAAAATTTCGAACTCGCGCAAGGGGCGTACTTCACTGCCGTCCCAACGCCACTGCGGTACGTCTTGATCGCCGAAGCGCCAGCCATTGTGGATCACGCTCGCGAGTGGTGGTGGACGATCGAGGCACCCTCCCCAGCAGAGTCGTATGACTCGGTCAGTGGGGCGGTTGTGGACATCCGGACCCGACTGCCCTTTACTCAGTATAATCGCGGCTGGTTCCAAACCGCGATGACTGAGAAGCTGGTCGAGCAGTTCACAGACTCGCTCAAAAGCGTCCAGCCGGAGGCTAAACTCACCCTCCGGGAGGTCCACCACTGTGAGATGCTCCAGGCGATATATACCGATTACGCCAACACGTTCGACCAAGCGGCTCGCGAGCTGGGTGTCGGAGATATCAACCAGGCGAGGCCTGGCGAAGTGCTCTTTTTCGTCTTGTTCCGGGAACTGCAGTCCGCAGTTGGCCTATCGGCCAATATGAACCACGTGAAGGCCAAGACGATTCTTGAAGAGAATTATTCCGTCAAGACGCCTGAGCGCGAGCTCTCGGCGACGCCGGAAGGTGAGCCGCTTGCCTCGAGCAACCCACCAGACCAAGCTAGCGACATCGCCCGCCAACTGCAGGATTCCGGGCAAATGGTCTTCTATGGGCCGCCGGGGACTGGCAAGACCTACACCGCCAAACAGTTCGCACACTGGTGGCTCAACGAGCAGCCCGGCGTCGACCCCCATACTGGCCAGTTCGAGACCGTCACGTTCCACCCATCATTCACGTACGAGGATTTCGTCGAAGGCCTGAGCGTCGGCACGGACGAGGAGGGAGTTGTGACGTACGACGAAGAGGCAGGGGTCTTCCTAGAGTTTGCTGAACACGCGCGCCAAGACTACTACGCCAGTGAGGAGGGTGAAGAGGCCCCGCGATACATCCTTCTCATCGACGAGATCAACCGAGGGAATCTCGCGCAGATTTTTGGCGAACTAATCACCGCCCTCGAAGCAGACAAACGGTTGGCCGGTGCAAACGAAACGGCCATTTCGTTGGCCCACTCGGGGGATCGATTCACGATCCCACCGAACCTTTATTTGATCGGGACGATGAACACGGCCGATCGCTCGATCGCCCTGGTCGACGCTGCACTCCGGCGTCGCTTTACGTTCCTTTCTTTCCCACCACGGTTGCGGCTGCTCCGCGAGGAGTACGACCTCGGGTCGTGGGCTGATGTTGCAACGACCGCCCGGACGGCTGGTGCAGACGACCAGCTTCTCGCGCAGTCGATAATTGCGGTTCACCAACTCAATAGCCGGATTCGTTCGGAGCCGGATCTAGGTCGTGGAAAGCAGATTGGGCACTCGTATTTCTTCGACATCGAGACAGAGCAGGACATCGTCGACATCTGGCAGTTTGAGGTTCTGCCACTCGTCGAGGAGTACTTCTTCGGGCAGTACGGGCGAATCCAGGACGTACTCTTCGGTAGAGGTGGGTCGGAGGTATTCGATTGGGAGCGCCAACAGATTCGAGCGTTCGACAAGACACAGCTGGCGGCTGCACTGGAACCGTTTGTTGAGGAGTTCGATGCCGCGTCGGTCGGCGCCGAGGAGTGA
- a CDS encoding class I SAM-dependent methyltransferase has translation MTLQNLKNGLRQLSSITHVSTVADGVVAIDGDHSAVVVHDLPVSPVEQTTTHPTEWQQLEHEFQATEFVIAPVEGTVLVFEREFREFDLSYLPTEIGTIDSARLTTIIYKLYEGQLETTPVSLEFLTADEQSSIATVLQSIANANLGAYYTPESVASVAAQWATAGDRESILDIGCGAGDLFSAAVDSIANPTNAWAIDTNGIACALTAARTTPHGVPPDHVRRQDVFELVDQSESELRLNSTLTETLPEQDPERFDCIFAHPPVGRTHQLTEAAPNSLPHSRIEENFIAAGCQLLAPGGRGCFIIPARSIRRIREQVIPDDVQITRIVSVPDTEFTTMGTEPTILCVERAPAAESIGVVKISSFDDPDRALGALFNPESAESVESVAAALVAANVETTVLQTLSRSPGAAPFFGGQFPTLEAVTEHIAIGMTTGDNRTFYFDPDERAASAISDQFFTPVIKTLPEERTIIKRDQVSHYLFDLREFIESHDLDPSDRAAVADALASVDSAAAEYVQTEFRDDRQSTRGVLPRSCSLENPDLVAHEVSRDLTWYRIDPELRPVLFSNNLRGIACSDEIPPERLQTILNSPLYQLLNESRFPRMARDTEAIRIQMEPLRKLPICLLDLSDREAAQLERLHPYNSPEHKESARSVIIDAVAGEHQPAVAATYDAVSPLRTVRGYEAEIEQLHQILTNGLDTEPEAIDLVDDSMIQKLEETYQTVGLFETRTRPITELMDVFGDQRYWSFLGGVAAQFEGVLQDYIEEHVGPVEFRQPPDDDSKRWMYRPTGGDWKPLRLKILFDEVFSGDLQNVMQLVRERRNEIAHGRLLSDEEANAEALLLAFYIFTYAVLHKENARIASAKSER, from the coding sequence GTGACACTCCAGAATCTGAAAAACGGTTTACGTCAACTCTCGTCGATCACGCATGTTTCCACCGTTGCCGATGGGGTGGTGGCAATTGATGGAGACCACTCGGCGGTGGTTGTTCACGACCTCCCAGTGAGTCCTGTTGAGCAGACAACGACCCACCCAACCGAGTGGCAACAGCTTGAGCACGAATTCCAGGCCACAGAGTTTGTCATCGCCCCTGTCGAAGGCACTGTGCTCGTGTTTGAAAGAGAATTTCGAGAATTTGATCTCTCATATCTGCCTACTGAGATAGGGACTATTGACTCAGCACGGCTCACCACAATCATATACAAACTCTACGAGGGACAGCTAGAGACCACGCCAGTATCACTCGAGTTCCTCACTGCTGATGAACAATCGAGTATTGCGACGGTTCTCCAATCAATCGCCAACGCGAATCTGGGTGCATACTACACGCCTGAGTCGGTTGCATCGGTGGCTGCCCAGTGGGCGACAGCTGGTGATCGAGAGTCGATTCTGGACATCGGTTGTGGCGCAGGTGACTTGTTTTCAGCTGCTGTCGATAGCATTGCTAACCCTACCAATGCATGGGCAATCGATACAAACGGAATTGCCTGTGCGTTAACTGCTGCTCGGACCACACCGCATGGTGTCCCACCTGATCATGTCCGTCGCCAGGACGTATTCGAATTAGTTGATCAGAGTGAGTCTGAGCTTCGCCTGAACAGCACACTCACTGAGACTTTGCCGGAACAGGATCCAGAGCGATTTGATTGTATCTTTGCGCACCCTCCTGTTGGGAGAACGCATCAATTGACAGAAGCCGCTCCCAATTCACTTCCTCATTCACGGATTGAGGAGAATTTCATCGCCGCCGGATGCCAACTACTTGCTCCCGGTGGCCGTGGCTGCTTCATCATACCCGCTCGCAGTATCAGGCGAATCCGAGAGCAAGTCATTCCCGATGACGTTCAGATCACACGGATCGTCAGTGTTCCAGATACTGAGTTCACGACGATGGGGACAGAGCCGACAATATTGTGTGTTGAGCGAGCACCTGCTGCTGAGTCGATCGGGGTAGTGAAGATTAGCTCGTTCGATGACCCAGACCGTGCCCTTGGGGCACTGTTTAATCCCGAATCGGCCGAGTCAGTCGAGTCTGTTGCTGCAGCACTTGTAGCAGCCAACGTTGAGACAACCGTACTTCAAACACTGAGTAGGTCACCAGGTGCAGCGCCGTTCTTTGGGGGGCAGTTTCCCACACTCGAAGCGGTCACGGAACACATCGCGATCGGAATGACGACTGGGGACAACCGGACGTTCTATTTCGACCCAGACGAGCGAGCCGCTTCAGCGATTAGTGACCAGTTTTTCACTCCAGTGATTAAGACACTCCCTGAGGAGCGTACAATCATCAAACGAGATCAGGTGAGCCACTACTTATTCGATCTACGGGAGTTCATTGAATCACACGACCTGGATCCATCCGACCGAGCCGCAGTCGCTGACGCACTAGCGTCGGTCGACTCCGCTGCTGCAGAATACGTACAAACTGAATTCCGCGATGATAGACAGTCCACACGCGGAGTCCTGCCCAGAAGTTGCTCATTAGAGAACCCCGATTTGGTCGCACACGAGGTTTCCCGAGATCTTACGTGGTATCGAATTGACCCAGAGCTCCGGCCAGTCCTCTTTAGTAACAATCTCCGGGGGATAGCCTGTAGTGACGAGATTCCTCCAGAGCGACTCCAAACAATTCTGAATTCTCCATTATACCAACTGCTCAATGAGAGTCGGTTTCCAAGAATGGCGAGAGACACAGAAGCGATTCGGATCCAAATGGAGCCGCTGAGGAAACTCCCCATTTGCTTGCTCGACCTATCAGATCGGGAGGCGGCACAATTAGAGCGCTTACACCCGTATAATTCGCCCGAGCACAAGGAATCAGCCCGATCAGTGATTATTGACGCTGTAGCTGGCGAACATCAGCCAGCAGTTGCTGCGACGTATGATGCGGTGTCACCACTCCGAACGGTACGGGGATATGAAGCAGAAATTGAACAACTGCATCAAATTCTTACGAATGGCTTGGACACTGAACCGGAGGCGATCGACTTAGTCGATGACTCCATGATCCAAAAGCTTGAGGAGACATACCAGACCGTAGGCCTATTCGAAACTCGAACTCGCCCAATAACAGAGCTTATGGATGTCTTTGGAGATCAACGATACTGGTCATTCCTCGGTGGCGTGGCTGCGCAGTTCGAAGGTGTGCTGCAAGATTATATCGAGGAACACGTCGGACCCGTCGAATTTCGGCAACCGCCTGACGACGATTCAAAACGGTGGATGTACAGACCGACGGGTGGAGACTGGAAGCCACTCCGGCTGAAGATCTTATTCGATGAAGTGTTTAGTGGCGATCTCCAAAATGTGATGCAGTTAGTTCGTGAGCGGCGCAATGAGATCGCGCACGGCCGATTACTCAGTGATGAAGAGGCGAATGCTGAGGCACTGTTGCTTGCGTTTTATATTTTCACATATGCAGTTCTGCACAAAGAAAACGCTCGGATTGCCTCAGCAAAAAGTGAGCGATGA
- a CDS encoding helicase-related protein, producing MGNPQFQDLLIQANRLSMLHGTAPLMSLQRSRVIPTEYQLTPVVMGLDMPSVRLLLADDVGLGKTIEAGLITSELLARNRADRILIVTPANLREQWREAFNHFFHIDAQITSRRNKRAMEKDVPPGTSVWDYYSKHIVSIDYAKQPHVRSEVLAQDWDLVIIDEAHQAARPHTASAGQSPSKQRWEFAQDITDAATHALLLTATPHNGYSDSYASLLRMVNPDIVSGDPHNPQINRGIAEKHVVQRRRTDVEQWFGDENENPFPKRDQDTVEIEPTGFETDAYDAVREYGDTLVEAAKESDNRTLAQWTVVHFLKRALSSPEALRRSLRNRRDKLTDHLEEIDASGGDGSETAGVSAELAQANALDSDPGEDYSETELGERVERVVTGDEKAIRMELASLETTLEAAEGVTPSRDSKLQKLLGQTLPARFRSGGTIIFTKYVDTLEYLEEHVRDEYGDQVSVHTLYGEIGDAERNERFQAFADADRGVLIATDVISEGMNLQYAANQVIHYELPWNPNRLEQRNGRVDRYGQTADTVYIRTMVIDDPMDRTVLTKLIIKAQEIRSEYGFSPPYLGDDEGILQLLDPEEMQNLVPQQTLTDFTSSQTQADAKESAFDDAVLQRIEDESFYNHTEVDLSEVKQRQEETQELLGGPDAVQEFVRSGLNLFNCRYEMNPDMTYEVEIKADELRGPDIQATYERVTFDPNRAAENDDLEMLDIAHPLVQRLIESVKEVALTDGERYGRTAMRGTGAVDQPTALYTWKVRYFAHTGDDPTVMEELVQVGLPLYGDEPLSNETIDTLRTAETTVAQRTQQEWERDLEQAVEHDSRKDAIRQRAIERAQTISEERRTMLAKLEDAGYGTSLEGTDRISVASEDLLTVGLYYPS from the coding sequence ATGGGAAATCCGCAGTTTCAGGATCTCCTCATCCAGGCGAACCGGCTGTCAATGCTACACGGGACGGCGCCGCTGATGAGTCTCCAGCGCTCCCGTGTCATCCCGACTGAGTACCAGCTGACGCCGGTGGTGATGGGCCTGGATATGCCGTCGGTGCGGCTCCTTCTGGCGGATGACGTCGGGCTTGGGAAAACCATCGAGGCGGGCCTCATCACAAGCGAGTTGCTGGCTCGCAATCGCGCCGACCGAATCCTGATCGTGACGCCTGCCAACCTCCGTGAGCAATGGCGCGAGGCATTTAACCACTTCTTCCATATTGACGCGCAGATCACCAGCCGTCGGAACAAGCGAGCGATGGAGAAAGACGTCCCACCAGGCACGAGCGTCTGGGACTACTACTCCAAGCATATCGTCTCTATTGATTACGCAAAGCAGCCGCACGTCCGCAGCGAGGTGCTCGCGCAGGACTGGGATCTCGTGATCATCGACGAAGCCCACCAAGCGGCGCGTCCCCACACAGCATCGGCAGGGCAGTCGCCCTCGAAGCAGCGCTGGGAGTTCGCACAGGATATCACCGACGCGGCGACCCATGCGTTGCTGCTGACAGCGACGCCACACAACGGCTATTCGGATAGTTATGCGAGCCTGCTGCGGATGGTGAACCCCGACATCGTCTCGGGGGATCCGCACAACCCCCAGATCAACCGCGGGATCGCCGAAAAGCACGTCGTCCAGCGGCGGCGCACAGACGTCGAGCAGTGGTTCGGCGACGAAAACGAGAATCCATTTCCTAAACGTGACCAGGACACCGTCGAAATCGAGCCGACAGGATTCGAGACCGATGCGTATGATGCTGTCCGCGAGTACGGAGACACGCTCGTAGAGGCTGCTAAGGAGTCTGACAACCGAACGCTCGCGCAGTGGACCGTCGTCCACTTCTTGAAGCGGGCGCTCTCAAGCCCGGAGGCACTCCGTCGGTCACTACGGAACCGGCGTGACAAGCTCACTGACCACCTCGAGGAGATCGACGCCAGCGGTGGCGACGGCTCCGAGACTGCGGGGGTGTCTGCGGAGTTGGCGCAGGCAAACGCCCTCGACAGCGACCCGGGCGAAGACTACTCTGAGACGGAGCTGGGCGAGCGCGTCGAGCGTGTCGTGACTGGGGACGAGAAAGCGATTCGCATGGAGTTAGCGTCGCTTGAGACGACGCTGGAGGCTGCTGAAGGAGTCACCCCATCCCGCGACAGTAAACTTCAGAAGTTGCTTGGGCAGACGCTGCCGGCGCGATTCAGAAGTGGCGGGACGATCATCTTCACCAAGTATGTGGACACGCTCGAATATTTGGAGGAGCACGTCCGCGACGAATACGGTGACCAAGTGAGTGTCCACACGTTGTATGGCGAGATCGGCGATGCGGAACGAAACGAGCGCTTCCAGGCGTTTGCTGATGCCGACCGAGGCGTGCTCATCGCGACCGACGTGATCAGTGAAGGGATGAACCTCCAGTATGCCGCTAATCAGGTTATCCACTACGAGCTGCCGTGGAATCCTAACCGCCTGGAGCAGCGGAACGGTCGCGTTGATCGGTATGGCCAAACGGCGGACACGGTGTACATCCGGACGATGGTGATAGACGATCCGATGGACCGGACCGTCCTAACAAAACTCATCATAAAGGCACAGGAAATTCGCTCTGAGTACGGCTTTTCACCCCCCTATCTGGGTGATGATGAGGGGATTTTGCAGCTCCTGGATCCCGAGGAGATGCAGAATCTCGTCCCGCAACAGACGCTCACCGATTTCACCAGTAGCCAAACACAGGCTGATGCTAAGGAAAGCGCGTTCGATGATGCGGTGCTCCAACGAATCGAAGACGAATCCTTCTACAATCATACTGAGGTCGACCTCAGCGAGGTGAAACAGCGCCAGGAAGAAACCCAGGAGCTGCTTGGGGGGCCTGATGCAGTTCAGGAGTTTGTCCGGAGTGGACTGAACCTCTTCAACTGTCGGTACGAGATGAATCCTGACATGACCTATGAGGTCGAAATCAAAGCGGATGAACTCCGTGGGCCTGATATTCAAGCCACCTATGAGCGCGTTACGTTCGACCCGAATCGAGCTGCGGAAAACGACGACCTCGAGATGCTCGATATCGCACATCCCCTGGTGCAGCGGTTGATTGAGTCCGTCAAAGAGGTCGCGCTGACTGACGGTGAGCGGTACGGCCGGACTGCGATGCGGGGGACCGGTGCAGTTGATCAGCCAACAGCGCTGTACACCTGGAAGGTCAGGTATTTTGCTCATACTGGAGATGACCCCACAGTGATGGAGGAACTGGTCCAGGTCGGATTGCCACTCTACGGTGATGAACCGCTTTCGAACGAGACGATTGACACACTCCGGACGGCGGAGACGACGGTCGCCCAACGAACCCAACAGGAGTGGGAGCGTGACCTGGAGCAGGCGGTTGAGCACGATTCTCGGAAGGACGCGATTCGTCAGCGGGCGATTGAACGGGCACAGACCATCTCCGAGGAACGACGCACGATGCTCGCGAAACTCGAGGACGCCGGCTATGGCACGTCACTGGAGGGCACCGACCGGATTTCGGTTGCCAGTGAGGACCTGCTAACGGTCGGTCTCTACTACCCTTCATAA